In a genomic window of Thermus albus:
- the pyrH gene encoding UMP kinase, whose amino-acid sequence MKYKRVLLKLSGEFLTQNGFGIEPEATKALAKEIKAAYDTGVQLAIVIGAGNLWRGARQGVGMDRATADYIGMLATIMNALALQDALESLGIPTRVQTALTITQVAEPYIRRRALRHLEKERIVIFGGGTGNPFFSTDTAAALRALEVGAEVVLMAKNKVDGVYSDDPRKNPNAVRFDELTYLEVLNRGLQVMDTTAITLCMEAGLPIVVFDIFKPGALVGIIQGEKVGTLIHT is encoded by the coding sequence ATGAAGTACAAACGGGTTCTCCTCAAGCTTTCCGGCGAGTTTCTGACCCAAAATGGCTTCGGCATTGAGCCCGAGGCCACCAAAGCTCTGGCCAAGGAGATCAAGGCCGCCTACGACACCGGGGTCCAGCTAGCCATCGTGATTGGGGCTGGGAACCTTTGGCGGGGTGCCCGCCAGGGTGTGGGCATGGACCGGGCTACCGCCGACTACATCGGCATGCTGGCCACCATCATGAACGCCCTGGCCCTCCAGGACGCCCTGGAATCCCTGGGCATTCCCACCCGGGTCCAGACGGCCCTCACCATCACCCAGGTGGCCGAGCCCTACATCCGCAGGCGGGCCCTGCGCCACCTGGAGAAGGAGCGCATCGTCATCTTTGGGGGGGGAACGGGCAACCCCTTCTTCTCCACGGACACCGCCGCCGCCCTAAGGGCCTTGGAGGTGGGGGCCGAGGTGGTCCTGATGGCCAAGAACAAGGTGGACGGGGTCTACTCCGATGACCCCCGTAAAAACCCAAATGCGGTGCGCTTTGACGAGCTCACCTACCTGGAGGTCTTGAACCGGGGTCTACAGGTCATGGACACCACCGCCATCACCCTGTGCATGGAGGCCGGGCTTCCCATCGTGGTCTTTGACATCTTTAAACCGGGCGCCTTGGTGGGTATCATCCAGGGGGAAAAGGTGGGTACCCTGATCCACACCTGA
- the tsf gene encoding translation elongation factor Ts, with protein sequence MSQMELIKKLREATGAGMMDVKKALEDAGWNEEKAVQLLRERGAMKAAKKAEREAREGVIGHYIHHNQRVGVLVELNCETDFVARNEIFQNLAKDLAMHIAMMNPRYVSAEEIPAEELEKERQIYIQAALNEGKPAQIAEKIAEGRLKKYLEEVALLEQPFVKDDKVRVRELIQEAIAKTGENIVVRRFCRFELGA encoded by the coding sequence ATGAGCCAGATGGAACTCATCAAAAAGCTGCGCGAGGCCACGGGGGCCGGCATGATGGACGTGAAGAAGGCCCTCGAGGACGCCGGTTGGAACGAGGAAAAGGCCGTCCAGCTCCTCCGGGAGCGGGGGGCCATGAAGGCGGCCAAAAAAGCGGAACGGGAGGCTAGGGAAGGGGTCATCGGCCACTACATCCACCACAACCAACGGGTGGGGGTCCTGGTGGAACTCAACTGCGAAACGGACTTCGTGGCCCGGAACGAGATCTTCCAGAACCTGGCCAAAGACCTGGCCATGCACATCGCCATGATGAACCCCCGCTATGTCTCCGCCGAGGAGATCCCCGCCGAAGAGCTGGAGAAGGAGCGGCAGATCTACATCCAGGCGGCCCTTAACGAGGGCAAGCCGGCCCAGATCGCCGAGAAGATCGCCGAAGGCCGCCTGAAGAAGTACCTGGAGGAGGTGGCGCTTCTGGAACAGCCTTTTGTCAAGGACGACAAGGTCCGGGTGAGGGAGCTCATCCAGGAGGCCATCGCCAAGACTGGGGAAAACATTGTGGTGCGGCGCTTCTGCCGCTTTGAGCTGGGGGCGTAG